The Plasmodium sp. gorilla clade G2 genome assembly, chromosome: 3 region aaattataaaaatattgattcGAAAACATATACAAATGCTATTTCTGAAAATgttgaaaatgaaaaagctTGCTCAGCTAGccaaaatgataatttttttgaaaatagcGATAATAAAATGGTAAATAGCCTGAACAATTCAGGTAAaataaatgagaaaaaaaaaaagtctgAAAAGCAagatgataatgaaaaaaaggaatttgatgagaatataataataaaagaggAGTATGAAGAAGTGACAGTAGAAAGTAATAAAGATgttaatgatgatgatgaaatgTTGAATGATTTAagtacaaaagaaaaaaataaaataaataaaaataataatagtaatagtaatagttgTTGTGTTAATAATAGCATATCAAACAGTTCCGATTGTGATAAAAATGTGGagaatgtaaaaaaaaagaaaaataagaaaCATGTTTATAATGTTGTGATGGTTTCTCATAGTTCATTTATTGTTCATATGTTAGCTTTATTAGATTATTTAGATTTAGATTTTCGAGGATTAAATAATTGTGATATTAGAAAAATAAGTATTCCATTGActcattcatttttattttataataatataacgaATTTACAAATTGCACGTCCTTtatcaataaataatatacctataaattatatgaataaaaatagaacattaaaaaaagcttataaagataaatatatatatacaataaataGTTACACAGAATTCGATGAGCTAATATGTTCACACCCATGCACagtaattatatatcaatatgatatgcttataaaaaatgaaaagaataaaaaatatttagacATGGTGCAAAGGTTTATTGATAAgagtaataattattataacaactcgactgaagaaaaaaaaaataatgtttatTCAAAtggtttatataaaaattatgttttAAGAAATAAGTCTTTAGGTCgcaatgtattaatatatgatggTAGtgagtatattatatatgttccaGAAAAAAGTTCATgggaaataaataaaaaaggatatatagTTGGTCAGAATATTATTCTTGTAGTATTTCCAGATGTAGAatctaaaattataaataaggaTAATCTTGATGAAGAGGAGAATGTATCTATGAAaactaaaaataaagaacaaattgaaaattataaaaaaggatCTCATTATTTACAGAATGTAATAGACGTTATAAacaattatgataatattcaAGATCTAATAAAATCATCTGATTTTTGGATTactttaaaagaaaatataaaaaatatagatataactacatttcaaaaatttttgattgaaaaatataatacaattataaaaaatgaaatggaTGTATGTTATGTAGATATTATTGGATGTATTGAGAACAAAgaatttatgaaaaaaaatgaacaaaaatgTAATGGATATTTGAAAAAtttgaaagaaaaatatgaaaaaaatagtgatataaattttgaagaggaatgtaaatatattaatgataattttatagaagaaatatttaacTCTGATTATTCTTTAGTAAATtcagaaataaaaaatgaaaaacacAAATCAAGTGATAAgtacaacaataataataatgatggtaacaataataataatagtaataataatagttatatacaaaatagtGACCtatttgaagaaaatataataagaagaaaatttatttacataccAAAAAAAGATAgtaacaatataaaaattcaaCCCAATATAAAAGGAACacttaaaaatgaaaaaccAAATAAAAGTTTTCttcaagaaaatattaacatattaaaATCGTTTCCACAATCTATTCAAAATTTAAGTGTGGAAATGTTTTATCgtgataattatttttattttcattgtttaaataagtatattaaaagtaaaaacaaaattgaaggtttaattatatgtaaaCTGTTGGCATATCTTGATCTTTTAAGAACATATAATACTCCTGAGATGAATAAAACATATCAAAGATTAATTCATATAGAACAAAAAATTGATAACAATACTAAAGGGGTAGGAGAAACACTTAATACATATTCATGTGATATTAATCCTGTGATTGCTAATAATACTTCTTATTATGGAGAAGgaccaaaaaaatataagaccATTCATTCAATACCAggcaagaaaaaaaaaataataaaaaaaatatatatatatatatatatatatataataaatgaacgtatgaataattttttagggaaatgtttaataatttcaaaagtgtgcatatatatatatataaatatatatttttttttttatatacatttatgtgtttatattttttatatttatttattattttttttttttttttaggaaGGAAAAAAAGTGTGGTTGATGATTTGAACTTTTTGagatataatattcttaCCGTAGCTGGAGGTGCCGAGAACGTTTACATTTTGAATGTTTTAAaatgattattttatatgaatgattttttttttttttttttttttttttttattattatattatttaatttttttcttttaaaaagttGATACATAAAcacataaatgtatatattattatatatatatatatatgtgtatatatgtatgtattatttttttgatatatatttttttcatattgaaAAGAGGGctttacaattttttttaacagtaatatataaaataatgtataatatatatatatatatatatatatatatatattatatatatatgtgtgtgtgcttataaatatatttatttatgctTATATGAATAGACCTATTCTcgatttttttatatattttttattttaattatatcgATATATGCATAtcgtttaaaaaaaaaaaaaaaaaaaaaaaagagagaaTACTAAAGatagcatatatataatatattatatattatatattatatatatgtgtatatttaatttatatatatattttatttttttttttaaatgatatacatatatcgatattataaaaaaaaaaaaaaattttaaataattgtaATTTCTCCTTTTCTCATTAAATAAagactttaaaaaaaaaaagagaatacaaaatgtgtattttttaatttttaatatatatttatatacttaaataatttattttattttttttatttaaaatattttaattatttaattgtttattattattttttttcatttacatATTGCTTAATCTTGTTTATTCTTGTTTTAAACTTGTTcgatcttatatatatatatatatatatatatattaatgttctgtgacattaatatttaatgatatattattatacttatataatataatataataaaaatttaaaagaataatttttatttttttatattttaaaaagcaagaaaaattaaaaatatatttacacaatatatatatatatatatattaatatatatgtgtgaatATTTGTTGAAAGGgtagtataatatatacatataatttaatatatattatatattatatattaaatattttatatatacataagacatatatatatatatatatatatattttttttttttttttttattaaaatgaaagTGGGAATAGTATTTTTTGGTTTAATCTTTTTTGTAGTACTAGGAGCTTGTAACAATGTGAAGGAAAAGatttttaagaatattaagaaaagaacaaaatttataatattgaatGAACCTATAGTAGATTTAAGTTTTAGCGAGAATTTATTTCATACgttattatttgatttagATGTAGATaagaatttatatacattagaTGAGAGTTTATTAAATCTTGAGAATTTGAATTATTCTTCAATATTTCGTTTACTTGTTGATacatataagaatataaaagaaaatagagatgataatgaaaatattcgatatatatttttaggtACATCATTTTCAAGAATTCATCCTTtaaattttgaatattttttgagAAAgctgaataaatatatatataatgagaaTGTATATGAAAAGGGTAAGGTGGATATTAAAGgaatattaaatgaatataataatgagattgaagaaaagaaaattcaaaaagaaaaacttaATAAGATAAaagataagaataataatgataatatttataatgatgatattgACGTACATGAAGTGTTAGAAGATATTattagaaaagaaaagaaattctttttaaatgatgatgataatgatagtaatgataaatatattttaaaaactgatgaagataataaatataaaggatTTTTTATAGGATATGGTTTTAATGATGAAATGCCATCTGTAattcatcattataattttgataagaattttttatttccttctTTAAATAGTGGtatattattagatataacattattaaagaatatatatgaagtttcaaatgtattattatctagAAATGAAATGGATGAATCTATTCATAtagattatatttatgaagttacaaaatatataaaagaaaatttaagAGTAAATTTAACACATTCTGAAAATGTATGTTTAAATGAAGAACagaatattcatttattagaTCATGATCCTAATAATTtcgaaatatataaatattatcaagTCTTAAACTTATTTAAAgattataataagaatacaCAAGAAGAGAAATATGAAGTAATAGGACATGAAGGAATATCTGAAAGTAATGaggatacaaataataaaaataataataataattatagttATAATGAAGATGCTCTTGTAGAATTGTTACTTTCCTATTTTAATGTATTCTATCCAATTTCTACATGTATGTGTTATTCTATTCGATCTAAACATGAATCTCTAATGGATTATGATAAGTATCATATGATAAATttagaaaatgatataaaattaaaacattatataaaagaaaccgaagatatacattttaatagtattgaagaatataaaatgaaactTAATCGTATTAATTATAAGTATGATACATTattagaagaaaatgaaaatttgattacacataaaaatatattaataggtATAAAAACCAGTATTAATACAGAAGAAGAAAGAATAccacatattaaaaatacatatgataataaagaaaatacacaattaatatttaatacatttaattatgataataaattaaaagaaaaaaatacatttggATTTTATAACAATTCTTTATTACAAAATGCAttagaaaatgataatatagatttagatataatttatatgtcaGATAAAGAAAgtgataaatatgataatttatattttaattctaAAGTAACATCAAAAGAAGGATTGTGTGAAAAATTAAagcatatgatatattattattatgaagaaTATGTGATGAAAAattcagaaaaaaaatatttctttatagcAGATGATGATACATTtgtaaatgtaaaaaatttaatagatGTAACTAATTTAACCTTAAATACATGTTCACattctaaaaaatatatgtatgataaatatatcaaatctTATGATTTtgttaaagaaaatgaatctttatttcttcaaaattttccaaaaaaaactttattcctttattcttatttgaAGGATACCTTTGATAAAACAATACAAACATTGAAGAAGTATGACTATGTGCCTAAATATTGTCAGGGTGGtgtaataacaaaaaataatgctaataataataatgatgatgatattgTCAGTGATGTAAATGGTGACAAGAATgaagtaaatataataaataataataataacaacaataataataacaataataataataataacaacaatatttataatagtaGAGCAAAATCTATACCTATCTACCTAGGAAGAAGATATTCTTATAATACATTTTCTACAAAttcaaatgaatatttttatgattacTTAACTGGAGGAGCTGGTATCTTAATTAATGATGAAACAGCTAGACGAATATATGAATGCAAAGAATGTACATGTCCCTCAACAAATTCTTCAATGgatgatattatatttggTAAATGGGctaaagaattaaatatattagcAATAAATTTTGAAGGATATTTTCAGAATTCTCCATtagattataataaaaaatatattaatactgTTGTACCTATTACATATCATAGATTAAATAGAAATAGAACAATAAAAGAATCAAGAGATATGTATTTTAATTATCTAGTAAATTATAGTAGAAATGATAAAcaacaaaataaagatatatatatagattatCTTGATagaaatcataaaaatatgattgataatgtatttcattatttttattatctaaatatgtatgatcaaaaaaataaagttgTCACAAAAATTCAACACAATCAACATATAGACactaaaatgaataaatcaGACAACacacaaaaattaaataatacccaaagagaaaaaattcaaaacacagataaaaatataaatggtgatgaaaataattataatgtagATAATATCGAAAATATTGATGATATTATCAATATGGTTGAAAGTgttgatgatgaaaatgtagaacataacaaaaaagaaacagaTAACCAAAAAAATGATCATAACGATGAAAATACTACAAATGTGAAAAACCAAACCATAAATACTAATGtagataataatgaagatactacaaaaaaaattaaaaaaatgaatgaaaaaatttataataaaatgcaAGAAAGTGATAAATACAAACAATTATtcgatataaataaattcttcaaaaaagaaatagaagGACATCcttattttcaaaaaattaaaaaaaaaaatgaaaaggcaaaaaaagaaaaagaaaaaatgaatcaattaaataaacaaaaagcttatacaaataattatttccATTCATCAAATATGCAAGGAAATTTTAATGAACAAAAAATGGgaaataatcaaaatgtaGACAatcaagaaaataatatatttgaacaACGTCCTGAAATAGAAGAAGATGCAATCAATCCAATGGATTATGAAGAATATATGGAAAATTTATCAAATTTTGAAGATGATGGAGAACCATATGAAGAATATGATGATTATGATGATTTTGTAAATACAATTAATTctgaaaaatttaaaattaatgatCAAAATAAACACTTATATGAACAAATCAAAGATATAGCACAACCACCCGTTCAAAATTCAAATACTTTTGATTTTGACACAGATGAgttgtaaaaaaataaaagaaaataaaataaaaataaaataaaataaaaaataaaaataaaaataaaataaaataaaataaaataaaaataaaataaaagtttataaaatcatacctttagaatattattaaatgttatatatatgatatatatatatatatttatttatttatatgttatatatatatatatttatgtatatttatgtatattttttttttttttttttttttcaaaatagcTAGTTACCTGAAcagatacaaaaaaaaaaataacagtTAGCCATTTTGTAGCTACtttaatattcttattatttttataccttttatattttatacttttaaatatttcgaTCCccgaaaaaataaaaataaaaataaaaagaaatacttAAACATATACAACAAtgtattattctttttttttttttttttctttttctattcctttttattaagtgtcatttaaaataatatacaagaggattcacatatattatatatatgtgtgtgttgatatatgtatacactACCCGTTGGGTCATGCATtgcttttattataaaaaaaattaaatatataaaacactATAAACAATTGttatgatattttaaatacgttaaaaaaaaaaaaaaaaaaaaaaagttcatattattaaaatgtttatttCTAAAAAAACAAAGTTTAAccgaataaaaaaataaataatataataataaatatataatagtcaAATATTACTTGTGCATCAAAAGAAAGGTATACGAAAAATAAGTAGCTATTAtccatatatacatatatataaatatacacatatatatattaatgtgtatgtcattttttatatttgtctaTTTGTTCTCCTAAATTTGTCTGTGGTGGGTGCTACCTCATTGTAATACATTGACCTTAACTTATAATTTGCTTCTTTAATTGGAGAAATATTTATTGGttgaaagaaaatgaaatctTCAGAATTAGTTCTTTCATAAGCATTCATTGTATTTTGTACTTGtatagaaaaattattatttaaataactATTTTTTACAGCTTCTAAAGAATTTAAagctttttcttttatatttttaaccaTAAATGAActgttactattattataataattattattattataattattattatattgattataatcattttcattttttaaagtgttatataaataatcatatgTACTCATTAAAATTTCTCCTTTGTTATTATTCCATTTTTCATTtagatttataaaattttcatcttcatataaatattgtaaattaaaatgttcatccatatctatattatccatattatatttattataatttatataatccatattattttcttctatcatatttataactatttgttttaaatataaattttcctttaaaatattattttcttctatatcACTCATTATATCTTCGTCACTAAAATATTCCTCCTCTTCATCATCACAATTGTCTTTTTGGTTACCCtcactattattactattaacaTTACTATTAATACCATTAACATCATTATGATTACCATTAACgtcattatgattattattaacatcattatgattattattaacatcaCTATTAATACcattaacatttttttcacACCCATCAACACTGTTGTAGTTATTTGGTTTGACCTTATCAAGCATCACACTTTTCCTTTTACTCTTATCACTTACTTTAAGATCCTGCATATTCTGTTCAATTTCTTGACGATTAAATGACAACGTTAATGATAACAATAATTTTGAAATGGTATAacgaaaataatttattctcAATAAATCATGCTTAGTAATATTTGGATTATTGATTGTCGAATCTGTATCATAATAATTGGttgtatttgttttatttttatgtttaatttttttcatattttttaaaataatttcttttgaatcaaatatttttatggatAATATATCAGAGTTATATAAATTTGTTCTTGTTTGAATAATAACATTATCATGATAAGGAATAgatgataagaaaaaagttagaaaatatttatttggaAGGACAGTAACATAATTTACCCATGTATATGTATCATTAGTATAACTATAATCAATACTTGAACATACAGCAAATATATCTGTAGTttgtttatcatatatatttctttgtatatcaaaattaaatggacatatagataaaaatcCAAGTACTGATCTGAAATTTAAATtacatttcatttttttttgtttcgaTTTTTTATTCTGATCACTACATATAGAACTGGAATCATTACCATCATACTCATCATGATTATTCTTATGagtattattatcactatcGATTTTGGAATTacttaaataattatcatcacaattatcattatcacaattatcattatcatcattatcatcattatcattatcattatcatcattatcatcattatcatcataataatatccCCTTTTGTAGGGTTCATCCTCCTGGTCATTTAAAGaataatcatttatattatccttattaatatttttgttgttgatattattattattattattattattatcatttatagtAAGACCATTATTAGTATCTATTAAATTTTctgtttgttttttatttttttttattttataattatctgTATTTAAAAAGGTCCACTTAGCTAGAAATAAATGCTTTGGTTTTTTCAGTTCATATTTATGATTAAAATATTCACTTATTTCACATTTCCTTTTATTAGGATTAAATAATGGAATGGAGAATGTCCATTTGCCATTTGAAAAcatgtttataaaatttgtACATATAGATGCATTATTAATTTCATCATACTTATTAGAATACACAGGTACGATTGCATTAACTGGTTGTATTAAAttaagaatattattatataaattattaaaaatacatttttcaacattattattatatttatataataatttactttttattttttctataatatcTGGATAATTTTTCCCACTagttaaatttaaaaaggattcagaataataatttgacattatcattttcatcatataattattctgTGAATTCATaacattgttattattataactgaTCATTCCATTGTATGGGcaatacatattaatataattattaccatacatattaatattattattactaccatacatattaatattattcataagtGGTGGTAATCCTAATGATGTAATTCCATTAGTATCATGACCCTGTTGTGTTAGATTAATATATGCATTAACTGTCATATCTATATCTGTCCTATCACATATACTCTTATTATAAAAACTAAAATCATCAAcatttctattattattattattatgaaaatatacataatatatatttttactcacatatatatcaaatgacAAATATGGACACATGATACATATTgctctttttaatatatttatatctggaatatatataccactaaaatatatacaattctTTACATCTAATTTATTATCAatcataaaatttaataccgtcattaattttttacttTTCTTCTTGCCTTCATTTAAATCTCTTAAAGGCAAATTTGGTGATCCGTGTATAAACAAAGGAGTAAATGATAaactaaataaaaatttcaaatataaattttgatTAGAATAATCAAAAAGACAATATTTTGTTACAATATTAAATACATTCATTCCATTAATTTCATCCATATGTGTATCACCCATCGTAACaacattattaataataacctTTGTAGTATCATTAATGTTTGTATttgcattattataatttatatctgATGCTCCTCGTAagagatataataaatatagacATGATTCATATGCGttactatttttatttaatatttttaagattTTCTTACATAAATTGTGTACACTATTTATAACACACAAAAGTTTTTTTGCATTAATATGATTTCTCTTATTCATAATAGAACatgtattcatataatatgtttttaattcttttctattgaatttattttctttttttaaaccttggacatataataaaaatacacaCAACCATTCTAAGAACACATTTCTTAGCATGATGGGTTCTGAATATGTGTTCCCATCAAAATAAGATTTTTGTTTAGAAGAAACTTCTAAAGATACAgcataagaataaatattctttgatgaatataaattaatattaggaaaaatatcatttgtatttaatatacttatgataattattgtATCAAATGTTACATCTAAGAGAACACCATATAATAGAAGTCTACATAAATTTATGCTCAAATTAAAACGAATCATTATTTGACCAataatagatataaataatttatcttttatttttatgacaGCTTTTACCTTTTCAAGTTCATACCTtgtactttttattttttgtctAGATGGTTTCTCAATAATCATACTTAATACATcatatatagataattttttattttctacatgt contains the following coding sequences:
- a CDS encoding TVN-junction protein 1; translation: MKVGIVFFGLIFFVVLGACNNVKEKIFKNIKKRTKFIILNEPIVDLSFSENLFHTLLFDLDVDKNLYTLDESLLNLENLNYSSIFRLLVDTYKNIKENRDDNENIRYIFLGTSFSRIHPLNFEYFLRKLNKYIYNENVYEKGKVDIKGILNEYNNEIEEKKIQKEKLNKIKDKNNNDNIYNDDIDVHEVLEDIIRKEKKFFLNDDDNDSNDKYILKTDEDNKYKGFFIGYGFNDEMPSVIHHYNFDKNFLFPSLNSGILLDITLLKNIYEVSNVLLSRNEMDESIHIDYIYEVTKYIKENLRVNLTHSENVCLNEEQNIHLLDHDPNNFEIYKYYQVLNLFKDYNKNTQEEKYEVIGHEGISESNEDTNNKNNNNNYSYNEDALVELLLSYFNVFYPISTCMCYSIRSKHESLMDYDKYHMINLENDIKLKHYIKETEDIHFNSIEEYKMKLNRINYKYDTLLEENENLITHKNILIGIKTSINTEEERIPHIKNTYDNKENTQLIFNTFNYDNKLKEKNTFGFYNNSLLQNALENDNIDLDIIYMSDKESDKYDNLYFNSKVTSKEGLCEKLKHMIYYYYEEYVMKNSEKKYFFIADDDTFVNVKNLIDVTNLTLNTCSHSKKYMYDKYIKSYDFVKENESLFLQNFPKKTLFLYSYLKDTFDKTIQTLKKYDYVPKYCQGGVITKNNANNNNDDDIVSDVNGDKNEVNIINNNNNNNNNNNNNNNNNNIYNSRAKSIPIYLGRRYSYNTFSTNSNEYFYDYLTGGAGILINDETARRIYECKECTCPSTNSSMDDIIFGKWAKELNILAINFEGYFQNSPLDYNKKYINTVVPITYHRLNRNRTIKESRDMYFNYLVNYSRNDKQQNKDIYIDYLDRNHKNMIDNVFHYFYYLNMYDQKNKVVTKIQHNQHIDTKMNKSDNTQKLNNTQREKIQNTDKNINGDENNYNVDNIENIDDIINMVESVDDENVEHNKKETDNQKNDHNDENTTNVKNQTINTNVDNNEDTTKKIKKMNEKIYNKMQESDKYKQLFDINKFFKKEIEGHPYFQKIKKKNEKAKKEKEKMNQLNKQKAYTNNYFHSSNMQGNFNEQKMGNNQNVDNQENNIFEQRPEIEEDAINPMDYEEYMENLSNFEDDGEPYEEYDDYDDFVNTINSEKFKINDQNKHLYEQIKDIAQPPVQNSNTFDFDTDEL
- a CDS encoding phosphoglycerate mutase, putative, which translates into the protein MQNNKTMDNYNCRSFKKEEYYKNYYYNQDHYMNNNNNNLYNKYNSYDEEYTYNKSSNKKNSSYNYYSKESIGHKKKKPSFLKSQYANNMIPSNNTKLNNMLEKNNHNKMNYDYILTRNKKKRTSIEKNNKHNDNMIGDVYYKIAYYLKKNRKYMQSILKKNYVIKIYLVRHMEALHNREVIKNSTISRDMVYRNKDFFDCKASEEGKIKSEQLKSKDNKLYQKLIKLYNESIHDKDENPSDINMNQQKHNAKHKNYNNNNINHNSNSNPLHNNHNSSNSNTLHINHTYSNHRSNEHEKGAFEKNNNFVIITSPLRRCLETTKHFLNFKKNIIVYEAVRETAGNYYSDQRSKTSDVKKFCDQNFEDYELICFGETDTLSGNKYRETSEQVYCRCLQFLKLIHALAINYFASLEKMNQPEEINNKNYKNIDSKTYTNAISENVENEKACSASQNDNFFENSDNKMVNSLNNSGKINEKKKKSEKQDDNEKKEFDENIIIKEEYEEVTVESNKDVNDDDEMLNDLSTKEKNKINKNNNSNSNSCCVNNSISNSSDCDKNVENVKKKKNKKHVYNVVMVSHSSFIVHMLALLDYLDLDFRGLNNCDIRKISIPLTHSFLFYNNITNLQIARPLSINNIPINYMNKNRTLKKAYKDKYIYTINSYTEFDELICSHPCTVIIYQYDMLIKNEKNKKYLDMVQRFIDKSNNYYNNSTEEKKNNVYSNGLYKNYVLRNKSLGRNVLIYDGSEYIIYVPEKSSWEINKKGYIVGQNIILVVFPDVESKIINKDNLDEEENVSMKTKNKEQIENYKKGSHYLQNVIDVINNYDNIQDLIKSSDFWITLKENIKNIDITTFQKFLIEKYNTIIKNEMDVCYVDIIGCIENKEFMKKNEQKCNGYLKNLKEKYEKNSDINFEEECKYINDNFIEEIFNSDYSLVNSEIKNEKHKSSDKYNNNNNDGNNNNNSNNNSYIQNSDLFEENIIRRKFIYIPKKDSNNIKIQPNIKGTLKNEKPNKSFLQENINILKSFPQSIQNLSVEMFYRDNYFYFHCLNKYIKSKNKIEGLIICKLLAYLDLLRTYNTPEMNKTYQRLIHIEQKIDNNTKGVGETLNTYSCDINPVIANNTSYYGEGPKKYKTIHSIPGKKKKIIKKIYIYIYIYIINERRKKSVVDDLNFLRYNILTVAGGAENVYILNVLK